The following nucleotide sequence is from Leptolyngbya subtilissima AS-A7.
AGCGCTGGCCACCGGGGGTCAGCGAAATTTCATTTGCCCAGTTAGGGCCGTAGTAGTAGGCCAGGTCAGACTCTAAAGATGCCTTGCGGTGTAGCTCAGGGAAGTAAATCTTAGAGACAACCGGATGGTCTTTGTGACGCTCTAGCTCTTCTTCCATCGCCGCATAGGCGTAGTAGAAGTTGGCCACCAGCTTGCGGTAAGAGTTCTTCTCAACCACACCCCGCAAAAAGCAACGCACAAAGCCCATGTTTTCGGCCATGGTGTGGGCTTTCTTGGTGCCTTCGCGCAGCTCGGTGGATAGGTTACTGCTCATGCTGACTGTCTCGCTCTAGGGTGAATTAAAAGGTGAGGTTTAAACGGAATTTTGGTTAGACAATGCTTGGTCAGACAGATCGGCTTCTCACAATCAAAGCCGTAACATGCCATGACAAAGGGCACATTTGTTTAACTTAGACCCATTTGACAACTGTTTGCATTACGAATTTTTACAGGCAGTTACCCAAAGTTATGTCCTTCTCAGGAGTAATCCGGGGATATACCCAAGTACCCCTGCTGCTAGGGCAGAGGCACAACGGTAAACGTTATTTGGCTGCCATTCGAGTTAACAGCACCGGGCAAGGAGCGTACACCCGCACAAAGTCGGTCAGCGATTCGCCCAGCACTTTGTCTAAGTCGGGCAGGCCCTTAGCAATGGTGGGACGGCGATCGGGAGAACCCAGAATGATCAGATCCACATTGCGCTCTTCAGCTAGCTGGCAGATACGGCGACCGGGCTTGCCCTCGGGGGCCGACAGCTTGTAGGCAATACCGTACTTTTTCGCTTCAGCCGCCGCCGCTGTCAGAATGGGGTCTTGGTTGGGGTCGGTGCTGACCACGTCAAAGGGCTTGGTCTTGAGGCTAGACACCGTGTGCACCAAGGTGAGCTCACCGCCCTTAACATCGCGCAACAGGGAAATAGCGATGTTAAGCCCTTCGCGCGCCGAGTCAGATTTATCCATGGCGACCATGACCCGCTTCATGGGGCGAATGCTGTAGAGGTCGTCTTTGACCAGCAGCATGGGCCGCGACGATAGCTGAAACACATACTGGCTGACAGAATTTTCGAGAATCGCCTTGAGCCCTTGCAACCCGCGCGAGCCCATGATGATCAGATCGGCATTGACCTCATCAGCCACCTGGATGACCACGTCTTTGGGGTCGCCCTCCCGCAGCACGGCGTTGACTCGGCTGGGGTCAAGGTTGAGGTTGGTAATGGCGGTGGCCAAGGTGCGACCACCGGCCTCCCACTTCGAGGCCATGGCTTCGGCAGACACCTGCGATGGCACTACGTGGAGCACCGTTACTGAAGCTCGCTGCACTAAAGGAA
It contains:
- a CDS encoding universal stress protein → MIEKILLANSGTGNTEAMMKALMEIPLVQRASVTVLHVVPSQVSAEAMASKWEAGGRTLATAITNLNLDPSRVNAVLREGDPKDVVIQVADEVNADLIIMGSRGLQGLKAILENSVSQYVFQLSSRPMLLVKDDLYSIRPMKRVMVAMDKSDSAREGLNIAISLLRDVKGGELTLVHTVSSLKTKPFDVVSTDPNQDPILTAAAAEAKKYGIAYKLSAPEGKPGRRICQLAEERNVDLIILGSPDRRPTIAKGLPDLDKVLGESLTDFVRVYAPCPVLLTRMAAK